ccatgattttattttctatgtccaTGAATTTGGCTATTCTAGGGAGCCTCTATAGGTGAAGTCAGGCAATATTCATCTTTTCATGACTGACTCATTTTACTTAGTGTATTGTCTTCAGGGTTCAATTGTGTCACAGGATGCCATGGTTATAACATGTTTGTTACTCCCTTGAGGTTGAGTTTAATTAGTCTTGACTCTCCAagcatttcttacatttttttctgtaaaaattggAAGAGGCAACTTTTTCAGCCCTAAACAGTAACAGATAAAATGAGAAATCCTTTGAAAGTTTTTCAGTCCTACAGGTTCCCAAATTTACAGTATCTCccaattttctttcattcctgtttGCACACTGAACTCTTTTTTTCCACCTGAGCTTATCACTTTTCCTATAGTATTTAACTAAAGGCAGCGACTAGTGCCTGATACTTACTACTAATACTCTGTTTTCCCACCTCTTTTTCTAAAGCTTTAAATCCATATGGTAATCATCACTCATGTTACTTCAGTAACATTAGGTACATAAGTACCAGTGATCATAAGTAACACTGATCTGCTGTTTAGCCCCTGGTATCATGGATCACCTTCCTCCCAGTTTCTTTGCACTGCTTGTTTCTGTTTGGTGATTATGCCGATTCATTACCAGTTAGGTCCACGAcaaaggtttcattctttcttatgctACCTATCCATCACGgatcagttttgctttttatcctttttgtcTCATTCAGTATCCCAGACGGAGGAgctcttttttttactgtaacaTTGTTGGTCCTGTGGCAGAGGGAGGACATGGTGATCTATGCATggctcttccagcttctgcttAGAAGTGACATGTGTCACTTGCATTGACTTGTTCTTGTTCAGTGCCAGGTACATGGAAGAATATAGATCTGTTTATGTGAGTTCCACCTCCAAGGGCACCTCAGGGAGTACTGTGGACTGTACTGTATTCCCCCAGAATTTGTATATTGAAGGCCAGCCCTAACTGccaatgtgactgcatttggagatcaAGCCTTTAGAAAGTAATTATTGTTAAATGAGGTCCTAATGGTGGGGCCCTAATCTGATAGGATTGGTGGCCTTgtgaaaagaggaagaggagagacttTTATTCCTCCACCATGAGAAAACAGCAGGAGAGtgaccatctgcaagccaggaagatggTCTATACCCGGCACAGAACTGGCTGACACCTGACCTTGGATGTCTCAGCCTCCAGAAATCTGAGAAAAATTTGcttacaaaagaatttttttaaatgtttgtttatttttgaaagagacagagtgtgagccggcggggggggggggggggatggtgggggcggggcggctgagagagagagagagagagagagagagagggagtcacagaatcctcCAGGCtcgctcggagctgtcagcacacggaccaacgtggggcccgaacgcacgagccatgagatcatgacctgagccgaagttggaagcttaaccaactgagccacccgggtgccccaagaaatttGCTTTTGAATCCATCTAGTCTAGGGCATTTATTATGTCAGCCAGAGCTGACTGATAAGGGAGAGACACTAAATTTTGGTGAACAGAAGTATAACCTACCACGGTCTCTGTCTATTCTTACTTAATCTTCTCAATGAACTTTTAAATTAGCTTGTCTGTATCTAAGGATGTGTTGTTTATTAGGATAATATTACATGAATTTCCTGATTATTAACTTACTGAGAATTGATATCTTTTTGATGTAGAGCTTCCTACTTGTGAATATGGTGtctttcatttattagttcttgtagccttcatatttttttctcccatagcTTTGTATGTTTTCTGTTAATGTATTGATatgtattctgctttttgttgttgttatagtatgaatgtttttgtttgtatgaagacattatttttataatctacaGTTTATAGAATTTTCTTATAGAAAATTCTTTCCTTTGTGACGCCTGGGTGGTGATTAagtgtccagttcttgattttggctcaggtcatgatctcacagttggtgggatagAGTCGGGCCTGCTGGTGtgctctccttgtctctctgtctgtctttctgtctctttgtctctctgtctgtctctctgccccctcctgatTGTGTGTGCACTTTCACTAtctctttgtctgtctcaaacttaaaaaagaaaattagtttctTTCTATAGAATAGTTCTCATGggattcttttgagttttctacataaattatatttaaattatgacCGTTTTTACAACCATTTATCTCTTTTCAATTGCATTGACTGTCACCACTTGTAAATTGTTGAATAATTGTGGTGGGAGAGCACCTTTATACTCCAGTATTTCCTCATGAAGTGTGATGCTGCCTCTGGGGTAAGACATAcacatttaatcattttaaggAAGAATCCTCTAAATCCCCTTTGGTTAATGGTTATTATTACAAATGGGAGAATATTTTGTAGATACCTGCTTAGTGTCTATTTGAATCATCATAGGACTTTTCAGAAACGTGAATATGATGACGTGTATTAATAGATTCCTTAGTATGGAGGTTATTTCTATTCCTGGAATAATCTCTAGAAATTTTCTCTGTGTCgtggtgtctctctctttctctgacagtCAGCATTGGTGTGTCCTAAAACACGGCAcctgttcctttctcctttcaaagTCTTAGGTTCTCTGTGAGCCGTTCCATTCACTCTGATGGCTTCAGCTACCACTAAAATTCTGCTGcttccccaatgtttattttcagcttggatctctcctgagctccagatcATGTATCCAGTTGCCAGTATGACATCCCTGCGTACGCACAGACTTCAGACATGCTGTGTCCAAAATCTGTGTCTCTTGTGCACACTCTGTGccctattttatttcatcttatagCACCAGTATGTATCTAGCTGGTCATGTAGACAGCCGGGTTCTGTCTTTACTCTTCTCAGAACAAATTAGAACCAACTTGTGTTCCTGCTTTCTTTTCGTTTTTGCTTTGTAGGATTAGTACCCTATTCTGTAATTTTATTGCTCTGTATCCTGTAACCCCAAGTTTGTCCTCTGTCACTCTCTTCTAAGCTCTTTCCCATCCTGCTTCTAGGGGAGGactgttaaaatgcaaatctggccGTGTAACTTACCTCTTCCTACTGGCCCCTCATTATTGACACCCTGTGGTTTAGGAAGTAGGAGGTAGTCACACTGGGGAGGACAGAAGCAACCCTTTGGGATAAGGAGGAAATATTCAAATGCGTCTGTACGTGCTTTTAATGTATAAGTAATAAAAAGAACGGTGAGTGCATCAAATTTGTTGTGTTGGAATTAGGTCAGATATTTAAACGCagaactataggggcgcctgggtggcttatcggttaagtgtctgacttcagctcaggtcatgatctcgcagtctgtgagttcgagccctgcgtcaggctctgtgctgacagctcagagcctggagtctgcttcggattctgtgtctccctctctctctgcccctcccccacttgcactctgtctccctctctctctcaaaaaaaatttttttttaaatgcaaactaTAATCTGTTCCTTAAATACCTTTACTACCTTTATGTCTCGTCACAGCCTAGGAGCAACCATTTGGACATGGTGCTGTTTGTACTTCCATTAATGTAGCATGTGTACCTGTTGCCCTCGTGACTTCTAGTGTAGTCTCATAATTATGCGAATACATTGTTCACATTAAACAGCTAATGTGTTTGGCTCTTCAGGGAAGTGTGATTGGATGGCACAAGGGcagctgttttcttctttcttactcttGTCTACATTAAACACGTCTAACCTCGTTTATCTAGTGCATTACTGCAGGTGTATGTTTACACTAAGGCCTCCATACCAGGTCATACACACCTTTGGGGAGCACAGTTATCTTTTCGTCTCTAGTAGCAAGGACGGTTCCAGCTTGACAAGGGAAACTTTATGATTGTACTTTTAGGGATTAAAGAGTTAACATGGGTAGGATAGTTCTACTGTGGATTCGCTTTAGCCACGGTATAGAGTACAAAGCATGGTGTATTCTGTGTaagacaaaacacacaaaaaagaatgaactccCAGACTTGCTCTTCTGATCCCAGCTGATCCCTTGAATTGAGACATGTGTCATTCATTACAGGGGTTGGTGTCGTTTGAGGATGTGGCTGTGAACTTCACCTGGGAGGAGTGGCAGGACCTGGATGATGCCCAGCGGACCCTGTACAGGGTCGTGATGCTGGAGACCTACAGTAGCCTGGTGTCACTGGGTGAGTGAAAGTGTCTTAGTGTCCTAGCACTGCTTTCTTCATTGGTAAACGTGCAAACTGTTTATGAGGTTACATGCTACTTAGGTTTAAGATTCGAGGCCCAGAAGAATGTGGGTGTTCACCTCTCTAATCAGAGGTTCAGGTCGGCCCTTCGTTGCACGACTCTTGACGCTGTGCTCCTGTCATTCTTTAAAACGGTTTGGTAAAAGCCCCCCCTTTATTTCTGATCAACAGGGCACTGCATTACCAAACCTGAGGTGATCGTCAAGTTGGAGCAAGGAGCAGAGCCATGGACAGTAGAGGAACCCCTAGAGCAGAGCCTCCCAGGTCTGTCAGTGCATACTGGGCAGGGGTCTGGGAAGGGGAGAGCATAGCCGATGTTGGCCGTGCTGGGTTGTTTTTTACCCGTGCTTTTCCTAGGTTCAGACATGCTCTATTTAGTCTCCAAAGATGCTTCTTATGTATAAACCACCcccatctttttttctattttcttagtcTTACCCAAAATCCAGTCTTTACCTGCCTCCTCTTAGAATGTTTCTCTTTGTTAGCCACTGTCTGTAGGTTGTAAGATGccctcctttcctccatcctCATGCACTAGTTTTTTtcagacatttatttatatactcatTATTCTTTCAACAAGTGTTAAGCAAGCGCTAGTCATTTTGTAATGATGGGGATAACGACAGTAATCAAACAAGCGCACTCCTTTCTAGGTGGTTACCAGTTAATTGAGTCAGCATGAAACACATATACGACATACGAAGTACATGTGAAGTAGTGGGATAACCCGCACAGATGTCACCGTGACAGAAAATGGGGTGTGCCATTTTAGTAAGGAAGCCCAGGGAAAGTGGTTTTGGGGTGATTAATTATTAAGACTGTACTTTGGGATAGCTTAAGTTTAAGGTGGCGATTTACCAAATTTGACAGTATAACATATAGGTGGATATAATATCTGGAGTAGAAATAGGACATCACTATTACAAGGTACAAGTTAGAGAAATTGTTAAAGGCAGAGGATTAGAGGAGGTTGCCCAGGGAGTTGTTAAGAAAAGAAGGGGAGCCCAGGACCAAGCGTTGTCAACCACGGCATCACAGGTGGCAGGAAGGTGTGGAGAACCACGCACAGTGTGGAAAGGGGCAGTCCATGGCATGGGAGGAGAATCTGGAGAACGTGTGTCCTCGAGGCCAGTGGAGCCCGGGGTTTCAGGGTGCAGTTGCTTACGCTAAATCATTCTGAAACAATGACCCATACACGGACTCCATTTTCGCTGAAACTAGGACACGTGCAAAACTCCAGAGTGCAAAACACAAGCCTTTAGAAACTGCACATTGTCAAGTAGGGCTGCATATACCaggaagtggggtggggatgCCAGGGTTTTTGATCTAAGAAGGAGCCAGAAAGAGGTTTTCCAATGATGGTGGGCACAGCCTGGGTTGCAGAGTTTAAACCCTTTAGGCCAGCAGGGAGGGGTAGCCCAGTGTGGAGGATTGGAGCTCTCTGTACCTGTTATGGTTGTGAGAAGCCAAGCATGCTGGGTTTAATTAGGAATTAGCCGAAAGTGGTCTCTGGCTGGCATGGAGAAGGAGAGATGATGCCTTTGAAAAACCCCACAGATGCCCAGGGAAAggtgaaaaagcaaagaaatgtggGAACAAATCCTTGTTCCTAAGCAACATCCCTGCTGAGATGACAGAAGAATGGCTCTGTACTGCATCCTGAAGTGGCGGATCCAGGAAGACCTTGTCGTCTTCAAAGCTGAGTGATGAGAAAAGGCCCAGCACAAGTGACCTACAGTTATTGTGAGAGAAAGCGGGAAATGGAACAGGAACACAAATGGCAGATGAAGAGAAGTCAGCTGAACACTAAGACTAGGGAATAGGTGAATATTGTGACCAATGGTTTCCTCATggattcaaaaaggaaaaaaaaaaaaaaacgataaaaaagcaaaatcaacaaataaataaaaccatgatcTGACATTAGAGAATCTGTTGGTGTAACTTGTTACATGAtttcattagaaagaaaaatcgTATACTTATCATAATCATACCCATTTTAACTGTGTAAAATTCTTATCCTACACGATGGAAAGAAACTTCTCCATTTTTACATGAACATTCCGTAAGAAATGCTTAGGTGTGGTTCATACATATGGTTACTTTGTCTCATTTTAGATGTCCAGACTGCAGGTGACCTGATGGAGACTGGCCAGGAGTATCAGAGCAGACTTTTGTGGCAAGTTGGATTGGCCAACTATGAAACGTCAACGAAGGAGAGAACCAGTTTGGGAAAAACACTTAATTTGAGTGCAGCCGATGTTTCAAAACTGATTGTAAATAACGGAAGCTACTCAGGAGTGAAGGCAGAGTTGTTTAATGTGTGCCAGAACACGTTTCTCCCTGGTGAGCCTGGTGGGATGCGTGTTGGAGAGAATGCCAAGGAATGTCATACAACTGGGAGCCCCCTCAGGTGTGCCGAGTGTCCTAGTTGTCATCCGAGGAATCAGACTTTGCAGCAGCCTCTTGAATTTAGTGGGCAAGGGAAAGACTTCAACAAGGGGGCAACACTCTGTACCTATAGGAGAGCTCACATGGGAGAGACTGCCTGTAGGTATAATGAACATCAGGAAGCCTGTGGTATGTC
The genomic region above belongs to Felis catus isolate Fca126 chromosome D2, F.catus_Fca126_mat1.0, whole genome shotgun sequence and contains:
- the LOC109496942 gene encoding zinc finger protein 39-like isoform X5 gives rise to the protein MTLVHWPSLPAVLPQSSVRFQEQQNMQNSSLGLVSFEDVAVNFTWEEWQDLDDAQRTLYRVVMLETYSSLVSLGHCITKPEVIVKLEQGAEPWTVEEPLEQSLPANQWRLWARD
- the LOC109496942 gene encoding zinc finger protein 39-like isoform X4 is translated as MTLVHWPSLPAVLPQSSVRFQEQQNMQNSSLGLVSFEDVAVNFTWEEWQDLDDAQRTLYRVVMLETYSSLVSLGHCITKPEVIVKLEQGAEPWTVEEPLEQSLPDAQGKVKKQRNVGTNPCS